The nucleotide sequence CCGGCATTGGCGGCCTTACCCGGACCGTAGAGGATACCCTTATCGACGAAGAGCTTCACACCTTCAGGAACGGTCGGCATATTGGCACCTTCGGAGATCACATAGACACCAGCATCGAGTAGGTTCTGGGCGTCCTTGGCATTGATTTCGTTCTGCGTGGCAGACGGGAAGGCGCAGTCAGCCTTGTGGCCCCAGAGCGGATTGTGATCGCGGTTGGGATCAACCGGGGTGTAGGTCGCGCTGGAGTACTCGTCGGCATATTCTTTAATCCGACCGCGACGGACATTCTTGAGATCCATGATGTAATCCAGCTTCTTGCGGTCGATACCTTCCGGATCGTGGATGTATCCACCGGAATCGGAGACGGTGAGGACCTTAGCACCCAGTTCGAGAAGCTTCTCTGAAGTGTACTGGAATACGTTTCCTGAACCGGAGACCAGGCAGGTCTTACCCTCGAGGGTTTCGCCGCGTGTCTTGAGCATCTCGGCTGCGAAATAGACCGCGCCGTAACCGGTGGCTTCCGGACGAATCAAAGAACCGCCCCAGTTAGTGCCCTTGCCGGTTAAAACCCC is from Candidatus Zixiibacteriota bacterium and encodes:
- a CDS encoding NADP-specific glutamate dehydrogenase, translating into AFEQVFKNSLTTLPMGGGKGGSDFDPKGKSDNEVMRFCQSFMSELQRHIGPNTDVPAGDIGVGGREIGFLFGQYRKIRNEFTGVLTGKGTNWGGSLIRPEATGYGAVYFAAEMLKTRGETLEGKTCLVSGSGNVFQYTSEKLLELGAKVLTVSDSGGYIHDPEGIDRKKLDYIMDLKNVRRGRIKEYADEYSSATYTPVDPNRDHNPLWGHKADCAFPSATQNEINAKDAQNLLDAGVYVISEGANMPTVPEGVKLFVDKGILYGPGKAANAGGVAVSGLEMAQNSMRYSWTREEVDNRLNLIMQNIHKACVDASEHFGTPGNYVNGANIAGFLKVADAMIDQGII